One Vibrio pomeroyi genomic region harbors:
- a CDS encoding YgiW/YdeI family stress tolerance OB fold protein: protein MKKTVLAIATTIILAPTFAMAGDHRNNTNSNSNKHESPIAYTGPIETVSVATLLADTSMFSEQDAIVDGKIVRQLKNDTFIFSDGQSEIQIELDDDIHLAQPLTADTKVRIFGEYEGGKTPEIEVDHIQVL from the coding sequence ATGAAAAAAACTGTATTAGCTATCGCAACCACTATTATTCTTGCTCCTACTTTCGCAATGGCTGGTGACCACCGTAACAACACAAACAGTAACAGCAACAAGCACGAGAGCCCTATTGCTTACACTGGACCAATTGAAACCGTATCTGTTGCGACACTACTTGCAGACACAAGCATGTTCTCAGAGCAGGACGCGATTGTAGACGGCAAGATTGTTCGTCAACTTAAGAATGACACGTTTATCTTCTCTGACGGCCAGAGCGAAATTCAAATCGAGCTAGATGACGATATCCATCTAGCACAACCGCTAACGGCAGATACTAAAGTACGTATCTTCGGTGAGTACGAAGGTGGTAAAACACCAGAGATCGAAGTTGACCACATCCAAGTGTTGTAA
- a CDS encoding cobyric acid synthase: MRAPLSALMVQGTTSDAGKSVLVAGLCRVLARKGIKVAPFKPQNMALNSAVTKDGGEIGRAQAVQAQACNIEPSVHMNPVLLKPNSDTGAQVILQGRALSNMEATGYHDYKKVAMNTVIDSFDRLSAEYESVMIEGAGSPAEINLRENDIANMGFAEKADIPVIIVADIDRGGVFAHLYGTLALLSESEQARVKGFVINRFRGDIALLQSGLDWLEEKTGKPVIGVLPYLHGFNLEAEDAITSAQESDGEAKLKVVVPVLTRISNHTDFDALRLNPSIDLRYVGKGERVNNADLIILPGTKSVRADLDYLKKQGWDKDIQRHLRLGGKVMGICGGYQMLGNIIHDPDGVEGEPGSSEGLGYLDTETTLTQQKTLTNVRGTMTLDGKTAQVKGYEIHVGRTDVNETALPVQLESGSLDGAVNQNDSIFGTYLHGVFDNSDALSLICEWAGASDVTAIDHEQLKELGINRIADAIEEHLNLDLLWPELKAKV; this comes from the coding sequence ATGCGAGCACCATTAAGCGCCCTTATGGTTCAAGGGACAACGTCAGATGCCGGAAAAAGTGTTTTGGTGGCAGGTTTATGCCGTGTATTGGCCAGAAAAGGCATCAAAGTGGCACCGTTTAAGCCACAAAACATGGCTTTAAACAGTGCAGTGACAAAAGATGGTGGTGAAATTGGTCGTGCTCAAGCGGTTCAGGCACAAGCTTGTAATATTGAACCGTCGGTTCACATGAATCCTGTATTGCTGAAACCAAACTCAGATACGGGTGCACAAGTAATTCTGCAAGGCCGCGCGCTGAGTAATATGGAAGCGACGGGTTATCACGATTACAAGAAAGTCGCGATGAATACGGTAATCGATTCATTTGATCGACTTTCTGCTGAATATGAAAGTGTGATGATTGAAGGCGCGGGCAGCCCAGCTGAAATCAATCTACGTGAAAATGATATCGCCAACATGGGATTTGCTGAGAAAGCGGATATCCCAGTCATCATCGTGGCTGATATCGACCGTGGCGGCGTGTTCGCGCATCTCTACGGCACATTGGCACTATTATCTGAATCTGAACAAGCTCGCGTTAAAGGCTTTGTCATAAATCGTTTTAGAGGCGATATCGCGTTGCTTCAATCGGGTCTCGATTGGTTGGAAGAGAAAACTGGCAAACCTGTGATTGGTGTATTGCCGTACCTGCATGGCTTTAACTTAGAAGCGGAGGATGCCATTACCTCTGCTCAAGAGTCTGACGGAGAAGCTAAGCTTAAGGTCGTGGTTCCAGTGCTAACTAGAATCAGCAATCACACGGACTTTGATGCACTAAGGCTCAATCCTTCGATTGATTTACGTTACGTTGGCAAAGGCGAGCGTGTTAACAACGCGGATTTGATCATCCTACCGGGTACAAAGTCAGTAAGAGCCGATTTGGATTACCTAAAAAAGCAAGGTTGGGATAAAGATATTCAACGTCACTTACGTTTAGGTGGCAAAGTAATGGGCATTTGTGGTGGTTACCAAATGCTAGGAAATATCATTCACGATCCCGATGGTGTCGAGGGCGAACCTGGCAGTAGTGAAGGGTTAGGGTATCTTGATACTGAAACGACCTTAACGCAGCAGAAAACCTTAACTAACGTGCGCGGCACCATGACGCTAGATGGAAAAACAGCGCAAGTAAAAGGTTATGAAATTCACGTAGGTAGGACTGATGTCAATGAAACGGCTTTACCGGTTCAGTTAGAATCAGGCAGCCTTGATGGCGCGGTAAATCAAAATGACTCTATTTTTGGTACTTACCTGCATGGCGTATTTGATAACAGTGATGCGTTATCTTTGATCTGCGAATGGGCAGGAGCCAGTGATGTAACAGCGATTGACCATGAACAACTTAAAGAGTTGGGTATTAATCGAATCGCTGATGCTATCGAAGAGCACTTAAATCTTGATTTGCTTTGGCCTGAGCTTAAAGCCAAGGTTTGA
- the modA gene encoding molybdate ABC transporter substrate-binding protein, with the protein MKKLVTLVTLALTASLSSTHLLAAEKLRVYAASSMTNAVNLLVEEFEKNHTVDVIPVYASTSSLVRQIERGAPADIFISANEKWMTHLVDRKYVSSDNVTNLCENELVLIAPKDSSVSLDLSQGEQWTKLLTNERLAVGNTMSVPAGIYAKEALETLGVWNDVSSRLAPSNNVRMALALVERSEAKLGIVYKTDALLSKEVNLVKTFPSDLHTPIRYPVAKMSDKVIAEEFYTFLDTEKAKDILNSFGFEVR; encoded by the coding sequence ATGAAAAAGCTAGTCACCCTTGTCACCTTAGCATTAACGGCTTCGTTGAGCTCGACTCATCTTCTAGCGGCAGAAAAGCTACGAGTTTACGCTGCATCGTCTATGACCAACGCGGTTAACCTATTGGTTGAAGAGTTTGAAAAGAACCATACGGTTGATGTTATTCCTGTGTATGCCAGTACATCATCTTTGGTGAGACAGATTGAAAGAGGGGCACCAGCAGACATTTTTATCTCAGCCAATGAAAAATGGATGACGCATTTAGTCGACCGAAAATACGTATCTAGTGACAATGTCACTAATTTGTGTGAGAACGAACTTGTGCTGATTGCCCCTAAAGATTCTTCGGTATCGTTGGATCTCTCACAGGGGGAGCAATGGACTAAACTGTTGACGAATGAAAGACTTGCAGTAGGTAACACAATGTCTGTTCCTGCGGGTATCTATGCGAAAGAAGCATTAGAAACGTTAGGTGTATGGAATGATGTGAGCAGTCGATTGGCACCAAGTAACAATGTTCGTATGGCATTGGCTTTAGTCGAACGCAGTGAAGCCAAACTCGGAATTGTCTACAAAACCGATGCGTTGCTCTCTAAAGAAGTGAATCTAGTTAAGACGTTCCCGTCTGATTTGCACACCCCAATACGTTACCCTGTAGCGAAAATGAGCGACAAAGTGATTGCAGAAGAGTTCTATACTTTCCTAGACACAGAAAAAGCGAAGGACATCTTGAACAGTTTTGGATTTGAAGTGCGCTAA
- the modB gene encoding molybdate ABC transporter permease subunit: protein MSYLSEYEYQALMLSLKVAGFAILWLIPIGIGLAWLLAKKQFVGKSIVESIVHLPLVLPPVVIGYLLLVMMGRQGIIGSWLNEVFGIVFSFSWKGAALACVVVALPLMVRSIRLSLETVDSKLEEAAATLGASPIRVFFTITLPLMIPGIITGTMLSFARSLGEFGATISFVSNIPGETQTIPLAMYTFIETPGAEMEAARLCVISIVIALGSLMLSEWLNKKSAQRLGGNA from the coding sequence ATGAGTTACTTATCGGAATACGAATACCAAGCCTTAATGCTGAGCTTGAAAGTCGCTGGGTTTGCCATCTTATGGTTGATTCCTATCGGCATTGGTTTAGCGTGGTTGCTTGCTAAGAAACAATTTGTCGGCAAAAGTATTGTAGAGAGCATCGTGCATTTGCCTTTGGTGCTTCCTCCAGTGGTCATTGGTTATTTGTTGCTGGTGATGATGGGGAGACAAGGCATCATTGGCTCTTGGCTTAATGAGGTGTTTGGTATTGTATTCAGCTTCAGTTGGAAGGGAGCGGCATTGGCGTGTGTTGTTGTCGCGTTGCCACTGATGGTTCGCTCGATCCGACTTAGCTTAGAAACAGTCGACAGCAAACTGGAAGAAGCGGCAGCCACATTGGGGGCGTCACCTATTCGCGTGTTCTTCACAATTACATTGCCTCTTATGATCCCTGGGATCATTACTGGCACCATGCTTTCTTTCGCACGAAGCTTGGGTGAGTTTGGCGCGACAATCAGTTTCGTTTCAAATATCCCCGGTGAAACTCAAACCATTCCTTTGGCTATGTACACCTTTATTGAAACTCCTGGTGCAGAGATGGAAGCAGCACGTTTGTGTGTGATTTCTATTGTGATAGCGCTAGGTTCATTGATGCTCTCTGAATGGCTCAATAAGAAGTCGGCACAACGACTAGGAGGTAATGCATGA